From the genome of Streptomyces sp. V1I1, one region includes:
- the lexA gene encoding transcriptional repressor LexA encodes MTTTADSATITAQDRSQNRFEPVHAMNDAATSPEGPKPTRSLPGRPPGIRADSSGLTDRQRRVIEVIRDSVQRRGYPPSMREIGQAVGLSSTSSVAHQLMALERKGFLRRDPHRPRAYEVRGSDQPSTQPTDTTGKPAASYVPLVGRIAAGGPILAEESVEDVFPLPRQLVGDGELFVLKVVGDSMIEAAICDGDWVTVRRQPVAENGDIVAAMLDGEATVKRFKRENGHVWLLPHNAAYQPIPGDEATILGKVVAVLRRV; translated from the coding sequence GTGACCACCACCGCAGACAGTGCCACCATCACTGCCCAGGACCGCTCCCAGAACCGATTCGAGCCGGTGCATGCCATGAATGACGCAGCCACGAGTCCCGAGGGACCCAAGCCCACGCGTTCGCTGCCCGGCCGACCTCCAGGGATCAGGGCGGACAGCTCCGGTCTCACGGATCGGCAGCGGCGCGTCATCGAGGTGATCCGTGACTCCGTGCAGCGGCGGGGATACCCGCCGTCGATGCGCGAGATCGGCCAGGCGGTCGGGCTGTCCAGCACCTCCTCCGTCGCGCATCAGCTGATGGCGCTGGAGCGAAAAGGCTTCCTGCGCCGGGACCCGCACCGGCCCAGGGCGTACGAGGTGCGTGGCTCCGACCAGCCGAGCACCCAGCCGACCGATACGACGGGCAAGCCGGCAGCGTCGTACGTACCCCTGGTCGGCCGGATCGCGGCCGGTGGCCCGATCCTCGCCGAAGAGTCGGTCGAGGACGTGTTCCCACTCCCCCGCCAGCTCGTCGGCGACGGCGAGCTCTTCGTGCTGAAGGTCGTCGGCGACTCGATGATCGAGGCCGCGATCTGCGACGGCGACTGGGTCACCGTACGCCGCCAGCCCGTCGCGGAGAACGGCGACATCGTGGCAGCGATGCTGGACGGCGAGGCCACGGTCAAGCGCTTCAAGCGGGAGAACGGCCATGTGTGGCTGCTCCCGCACAACGCCGCATACCAGCCCATTCCTGGCGATGAGGCGACCATCCTCGGCAAGGTAGTGGCGGTGCTGCGGCGGGTGTGA
- a CDS encoding IucA/IucC family siderophore biosynthesis protein, with the protein MNPTPAPDVPEADGRPTAQHQGQGGMRGPLTIEATTVPRQQTGGHGEQHAPTAGTPTDASGVELLDHPDPCRAADAAAVENLLRCWVRENNLDRPDGHTLRIPLHASGTALLVPVRYWSVSGWHRFGLPALEGGPRDAPGTDAVTVAALLGREAGQSEGADLVGRVADSVRRTADFITDRRARPAPDPEADLFLTAEQSLLLGHPLHPTPKSREGLSEAEARLYSPELRGSFPLHWMAVDRSVLATGSAWTEQGRTLPAEQLTARLCGDLQLPEDSVPLPLHPWQARELKHRTAVVALLDAGLLHDLGPHADPWHPTSSVRTVHRPGAPAMLKLSLGVRITNSRRENLRKELHRGVEVHRLLRTGLAEQWQAAHPGFGIVRDPAWLAVDTADGEPVPGLDVVVRHNPFGLGDDAVCIAGLTAPRPWPGRPGMHSRLADVVARLAARTGRPTGAVAAEWFLRYLDHVVRPVLWLDATAGIALEAHQQNTLVILDPDGWPVGGRYRDNQGYYFRESHRADLERRLPGIGSASDTFVSDDVTDERFAYYLGINNVFGLIGAFGAQRLADERVLIAAFRQFLSATADLGSPLPAQLLDAPTLRSKANLLTRLRGLDELIGPVDTQSVYVTITNPLRP; encoded by the coding sequence GTGAACCCCACACCCGCACCCGATGTGCCCGAGGCCGACGGCCGTCCCACCGCCCAGCACCAAGGACAGGGCGGAATGCGCGGCCCTCTCACGATCGAGGCGACGACGGTGCCGCGCCAACAGACGGGGGGCCACGGTGAACAGCACGCCCCCACCGCGGGCACGCCCACAGACGCGAGTGGCGTCGAGCTCCTCGATCACCCGGATCCATGTCGCGCTGCGGACGCGGCGGCCGTCGAGAATCTGCTCCGTTGCTGGGTGAGGGAGAACAACCTCGACAGGCCCGACGGACATACCCTGCGCATCCCGCTGCACGCCAGCGGCACCGCGCTGCTCGTCCCCGTCCGCTACTGGTCGGTCAGTGGATGGCATCGCTTCGGTCTGCCCGCCCTTGAAGGAGGGCCGCGCGACGCGCCTGGCACCGACGCCGTCACCGTCGCCGCCCTCCTCGGCCGGGAAGCGGGCCAGAGCGAGGGAGCCGACCTGGTCGGCCGGGTCGCCGACTCCGTACGGCGCACCGCCGACTTCATCACCGACCGCCGCGCCCGCCCCGCCCCCGATCCCGAGGCGGACCTCTTCCTCACCGCCGAGCAGTCGCTCCTGCTCGGCCACCCGCTCCACCCGACACCCAAGAGCCGCGAAGGACTTTCCGAGGCCGAAGCCCGGCTCTACTCACCGGAGTTGCGCGGCTCCTTTCCGCTGCACTGGATGGCCGTAGACCGGTCCGTCCTGGCCACCGGATCCGCCTGGACCGAACAGGGCCGAACCCTGCCGGCCGAACAACTCACCGCCCGCCTCTGCGGGGACCTCCAACTCCCCGAAGACTCCGTTCCGTTGCCGCTGCATCCCTGGCAGGCCCGCGAACTGAAGCACCGCACCGCCGTCGTCGCCCTCCTCGACGCCGGTCTCCTGCATGACCTCGGTCCCCACGCAGACCCCTGGCACCCCACCTCCTCGGTCCGCACTGTGCACCGTCCCGGCGCCCCGGCCATGCTCAAGCTCTCTCTTGGCGTACGCATCACCAACTCCCGTCGTGAGAACCTCCGCAAAGAACTCCACCGCGGCGTCGAGGTCCACCGGCTGCTCCGCACCGGCCTCGCCGAGCAGTGGCAGGCAGCCCACCCCGGCTTCGGCATCGTGCGGGACCCCGCATGGCTCGCCGTCGACACTGCTGATGGCGAGCCCGTGCCCGGACTCGACGTCGTGGTGCGCCACAATCCGTTCGGCCTCGGCGACGACGCCGTCTGCATCGCGGGACTGACCGCGCCCCGCCCCTGGCCGGGCCGTCCCGGGATGCACTCGCGTCTCGCCGACGTAGTGGCCCGGCTCGCCGCCCGCACCGGCAGGCCCACCGGCGCCGTCGCCGCCGAGTGGTTCCTGCGCTACCTCGACCACGTCGTACGCCCGGTGCTCTGGCTGGACGCCACAGCGGGCATCGCACTCGAAGCCCACCAGCAGAACACCCTGGTGATCCTCGACCCCGACGGCTGGCCCGTCGGCGGCCGCTACCGCGACAACCAGGGCTACTACTTCCGCGAATCCCACCGCGCCGACCTGGAACGCCGCCTTCCCGGCATCGGCTCCGCAAGCGACACCTTCGTCTCCGACGACGTCACCGACGAGCGCTTCGCCTACTACCTCGGCATCAACAATGTCTTCGGCCTGATCGGAGCGTTCGGAGCGCAGCGCCTCGCCGACGAGCGCGTACTCATCGCCGCTTTCCGGCAGTTCCTCTCGGCCACCGCCGACCTCGGCTCGCCACTGCCCGCGCAGCTCCTCGACGCCCCCACGCTCCGGTCCAAGGCCAATCTGCTCACCCGGCTCCGCGGCCTCGACGAGCTCATCGGCCCGGTCGACACCCAGTCCGTCTACGTCACGATCACCAACCCCCTTCGTCCTTAA
- a CDS encoding IucA/IucC family siderophore biosynthesis protein, whose translation MPKSPATHDSEQPPAVPFTPPGLNAQAWDRAAVRLLAKMLGEFSYEEIIAPDAGRGCDQYTVTLDDGSNLSFLARRGAYGSWRVDPDSIDHEGRPFADPLAFLARARRLLDLDGATLGHLVRELTATLVSDTGFGHHALNAEELADLGYAELEGHQTGHPWLVLNKGRIGFSATDTARWSPEARRPARLPWIAVSRTLAAYRGVPGLPGPDDLYARELDAPVHDCFAAALRARGLDPDTYLFLPVHPWQWDEVLLPLFAPAVARGDIVPLPTDGDLRLPQQSVRTFVNVDRADRHTVKLPLSILNTLVWRGLPTERTLAAPAVTSWVHGLRDGDPFLRDECGVILLGEVASVTVEHPLYDHLPEVPYQYKELLGAIWREPLQPRLAPGERARTLASLLHTDTRGRAFTAELVARSGLAPALWLQRLFSALLPPLLHFLYRYGTVFSPHGENAIVVFDDQDVPVRLAIKDFVDDVNVSAQPLPEHDSMPDDVRKTLLTEEPAFLTQFIHSGLFIGVFRFLAPLCEEQLGVPEEQFFSLVRAEILRHQARFPELKERYETFDLLTPRIERLCLNRNRLHLDGYRDRPNRPHAAVHGTVPNPLSAS comes from the coding sequence GTGCCGAAGTCCCCTGCCACCCATGACTCCGAACAGCCGCCCGCCGTCCCCTTCACCCCGCCCGGACTGAACGCACAGGCCTGGGACCGTGCGGCCGTGCGGCTCCTCGCCAAGATGCTCGGCGAGTTCTCCTACGAAGAGATCATCGCGCCGGACGCCGGCCGCGGATGCGATCAGTACACCGTCACGCTCGACGACGGCAGCAACCTGTCCTTCCTGGCCCGGCGCGGAGCGTACGGAAGCTGGCGCGTCGACCCGGACTCCATCGACCACGAGGGCCGGCCCTTCGCCGACCCGCTCGCCTTCCTCGCCCGCGCCCGCCGTCTCTTAGACCTCGACGGAGCCACCCTCGGCCACCTGGTCCGCGAGCTGACGGCCACCCTTGTCTCGGACACGGGATTCGGTCACCACGCGCTGAACGCGGAAGAGCTCGCCGACCTCGGCTACGCCGAACTCGAAGGCCACCAGACCGGCCACCCGTGGCTCGTGCTCAACAAGGGTCGCATCGGGTTCTCCGCCACGGACACCGCCCGCTGGTCGCCCGAGGCCCGCAGGCCCGCCCGGCTCCCCTGGATCGCGGTCAGCCGCACCCTCGCCGCCTACCGAGGAGTCCCCGGGCTCCCCGGACCCGACGACCTGTACGCCCGTGAACTCGACGCGCCCGTCCATGACTGCTTCGCCGCCGCGCTACGCGCCAGGGGCCTCGACCCCGACACGTACCTCTTCCTCCCCGTACACCCCTGGCAGTGGGACGAGGTGCTCCTGCCGCTCTTCGCGCCCGCCGTCGCGCGGGGCGACATCGTCCCGCTCCCCACGGACGGTGATCTACGGCTGCCGCAGCAGTCCGTCCGTACCTTCGTCAACGTGGACCGCGCCGACCGGCACACAGTGAAACTGCCGCTGTCCATCCTCAACACCCTGGTCTGGCGCGGTCTCCCCACCGAACGCACCCTCGCCGCCCCCGCCGTCACCTCCTGGGTGCACGGACTGCGCGACGGGGACCCCTTTCTGCGCGACGAATGCGGCGTGATCCTCCTCGGGGAAGTCGCATCGGTCACCGTCGAGCACCCCCTCTACGACCACCTCCCCGAGGTGCCGTACCAGTACAAGGAACTCCTCGGCGCGATCTGGCGCGAGCCGCTGCAGCCCCGCCTCGCCCCCGGCGAGCGGGCCCGCACCCTCGCCTCGCTGCTGCACACCGACACCCGGGGCCGCGCTTTCACCGCTGAGCTGGTCGCACGATCCGGACTCGCCCCCGCGCTCTGGCTCCAGCGGCTCTTCTCCGCTCTGCTGCCGCCGCTGCTGCACTTCCTCTACCGCTACGGCACCGTCTTCTCGCCGCACGGCGAGAACGCCATCGTCGTCTTCGACGACCAGGACGTCCCGGTACGCCTGGCGATCAAGGACTTCGTCGACGATGTGAACGTCAGCGCCCAGCCGCTGCCCGAGCACGACTCGATGCCCGACGACGTACGGAAGACCCTCCTTACCGAGGAGCCGGCCTTCCTCACGCAGTTCATCCACTCAGGGCTTTTCATCGGCGTCTTCCGCTTTCTCGCACCCCTCTGCGAGGAGCAACTGGGCGTACCGGAGGAGCAGTTCTTCTCGCTCGTACGGGCGGAGATTCTGCGGCACCAGGCCCGTTTCCCGGAGCTCAAGGAACGCTACGAGACGTTCGACCTGCTCACGCCACGTATCGAGCGGCTCTGTCTCAACCGGAACAGGCTGCATCTCGACGGCTACCGCGACCGCCCGAACCGCCCCCACGCAGCCGTCCACGGCACGGTCCCCAACCCGCTGAGCGCCTCTTGA
- a CDS encoding serine protease, with protein MRPIRPTLAAASIAAVLALAATACGPSEDNAGDKPSAPASQSADGKITIPDDLKDRLKEHGIDLDKWKNGEWKNWDRDKWLREAQDYVNPIIEDLWDPDRMRDAKKPPEKPVDNEISGDEGVTDPTPAPVKAQAVNAPYHSNAAEAGKVLFDGPEGSMVCSATVVKDPANPGKSNMVWTAGHCVHAGKNGGWYRNIAFVPSYNDNAKSTSELENTPKEEIAPYGVWWGDWAQTSEQWISQGAATGGQGAPFDFAVIHVTPEKGGTGKSLEETVGSALPVDFNAPTVPKIDDMTATGYPAAPPFEGQKLYQCSDKPGRLSIKANEPTMYRIGCTMTGGSSGGGWVAKGQDGKPALVSNTSIGPVTAGWLAGPRLGDEAKGIYDAVSKKFAGQ; from the coding sequence ATGCGACCCATTCGCCCGACGCTGGCCGCGGCTTCCATCGCCGCCGTGCTCGCGCTGGCTGCCACCGCCTGCGGTCCGAGCGAGGACAACGCGGGCGACAAGCCGAGCGCGCCCGCCAGCCAGTCCGCCGACGGGAAAATCACCATCCCGGACGATCTCAAGGACCGGCTCAAGGAGCACGGGATCGACCTGGACAAGTGGAAGAACGGCGAGTGGAAGAACTGGGACAGGGACAAGTGGCTGCGTGAGGCCCAGGACTACGTCAACCCGATCATCGAGGACCTCTGGGACCCGGACCGGATGCGCGATGCCAAGAAGCCGCCGGAGAAGCCCGTCGACAACGAGATTTCGGGCGACGAGGGTGTCACGGACCCGACTCCCGCGCCGGTGAAGGCGCAGGCCGTGAACGCTCCGTACCACTCCAACGCCGCCGAGGCCGGGAAGGTCCTCTTCGACGGCCCAGAGGGTTCGATGGTCTGCTCCGCGACCGTCGTGAAGGACCCGGCCAACCCCGGCAAGTCCAACATGGTGTGGACGGCGGGCCACTGTGTGCACGCCGGCAAGAACGGCGGCTGGTACCGCAACATCGCCTTCGTCCCGTCGTACAACGACAACGCCAAATCCACCTCGGAGCTGGAGAACACGCCGAAGGAAGAGATCGCTCCGTACGGCGTGTGGTGGGGCGACTGGGCCCAGACCTCCGAGCAGTGGATCTCCCAGGGCGCCGCGACGGGCGGCCAGGGCGCTCCGTTCGACTTCGCCGTGATCCACGTCACCCCGGAGAAGGGCGGCACGGGCAAGTCGCTGGAGGAGACGGTCGGTTCGGCGCTCCCGGTGGACTTCAACGCCCCGACCGTGCCGAAGATCGACGACATGACCGCCACCGGCTACCCGGCGGCGCCGCCGTTCGAGGGCCAGAAGCTCTACCAGTGCTCGGACAAGCCGGGCCGGCTGTCCATCAAGGCCAACGAACCGACGATGTACCGGATCGGCTGCACCATGACCGGCGGTTCATCCGGCGGCGGCTGGGTCGCCAAGGGCCAGGACGGCAAGCCCGCGCTGGTGTCGAACACCTCCATCGGCCCGGTCACGGCCGGCTGGCTTGCGGGTCCGCGCCTGGGCGACGAGGCCAAGGGCATCTACGACGCGGTCAGCAAGAAGTTCGCGGGCCAGTAG
- a CDS encoding ATP-dependent DNA helicase has translation MTKPSLPELLHAAVTAVGGVERPGQVTMAEAVAEAVDDNSHLLVQAGTGTGKSLGYLVPALAHGERVVVATATLALQRQLVERDLPRTVEALHPLLRRRPEFAMLKGRSNYLCLHRLHEGVPQEEEDGLFDQFEAAAPTSKLGQDLLRMRDWSDETETGDRDDLTPGVSDRAWAQVSVSSRECLGATKCAYGAECFAEAARERAKLADVVVTNHALLAIDAIEGAPVLPQHEVLIVDEAHELVSRVTGVATGELTPGQVNRAVRRAAKLVNEKAADALQTASETFERVMELALPGRLEEIPEDLGYALMALRDAARTVISALGSTRDKSVQDEDAVRKQAVASVENIHDVAERITQGSEYDVVWYERHDRFGASLRVAPLSVSGLLREKLFAERSVVLTSATLKLGGDFNGVGASLGLAPEGTESEDAPQWKGLDVGSPFDYPKQGILYVARHLATPGREGSRGDMMDELADLVEAAGGRTLGLFSSMRAAQAAAEELRGRLDKPILLQGEETLGELIKSFAADPETCLFGTLSLWQGVDVPGASCQLVVMDRIPFPRPDDPLMSARQKAVEEAGGNGFMAVAATHAALLMAQGAGRLVRAMGDRGVVAVLDPRLANARYGSYLRASMPDFWYTTDRNQVRRSLASIDAVAKADGK, from the coding sequence ATGACGAAGCCATCCCTCCCCGAGCTCCTGCACGCCGCCGTCACCGCCGTCGGCGGTGTGGAACGGCCTGGCCAGGTCACCATGGCCGAGGCCGTCGCAGAAGCGGTCGACGACAATTCCCACCTGCTCGTCCAGGCCGGCACCGGCACCGGAAAGTCGCTCGGCTATCTCGTGCCCGCCCTGGCGCACGGGGAGAGGGTCGTCGTTGCCACGGCCACCCTGGCCCTGCAGCGGCAGCTCGTGGAGCGTGATCTTCCGCGGACGGTCGAGGCACTGCATCCGCTGCTGCGCCGCCGGCCGGAGTTCGCGATGCTCAAGGGGCGTTCCAACTACCTCTGTCTGCACCGCCTGCACGAGGGTGTGCCCCAGGAGGAGGAAGACGGCCTCTTCGACCAGTTCGAGGCTGCCGCGCCCACCAGCAAGCTCGGCCAGGATCTGCTGCGGATGCGCGACTGGTCGGACGAGACCGAGACCGGCGATCGCGACGATCTCACCCCCGGAGTCTCCGACCGGGCCTGGGCGCAGGTCTCCGTCTCTTCCCGGGAGTGCCTCGGGGCCACGAAATGTGCGTACGGCGCCGAATGCTTCGCAGAGGCGGCCCGTGAGCGCGCGAAGCTCGCGGATGTCGTCGTCACCAACCATGCGCTTCTCGCGATCGACGCGATCGAGGGCGCCCCGGTGCTTCCGCAGCATGAGGTTTTGATCGTCGACGAGGCGCATGAGCTGGTCTCCCGGGTCACCGGCGTCGCCACCGGCGAGCTCACCCCCGGCCAGGTCAACCGTGCCGTGCGCCGCGCCGCCAAGCTGGTCAACGAGAAGGCCGCGGACGCTCTCCAGACCGCCTCCGAGACGTTTGAGCGGGTGATGGAGCTTGCCCTCCCCGGCCGCCTCGAGGAGATCCCCGAGGATCTCGGATACGCGCTGATGGCACTGCGCGACGCCGCTCGCACGGTCATCTCGGCCCTCGGAAGTACCCGCGACAAGTCCGTCCAGGACGAGGACGCCGTACGCAAGCAGGCCGTGGCCTCCGTCGAGAACATCCATGACGTCGCCGAGCGCATCACCCAGGGGTCCGAGTACGACGTCGTCTGGTACGAGCGCCACGATCGCTTCGGCGCGTCACTGCGGGTGGCACCGCTCTCCGTATCCGGTCTGCTGCGCGAGAAGCTCTTCGCCGAGCGTTCGGTGGTGCTGACCTCCGCCACGCTCAAGCTCGGTGGTGACTTCAACGGGGTGGGGGCTTCGCTCGGGCTTGCCCCCGAGGGCACCGAAAGTGAAGACGCTCCGCAGTGGAAGGGGCTCGACGTCGGCTCGCCCTTCGACTATCCGAAGCAGGGCATCCTCTATGTCGCCCGCCATCTGGCGACGCCCGGTCGTGAAGGCTCCCGCGGCGACATGATGGACGAGCTCGCCGATCTGGTGGAGGCGGCCGGTGGCCGCACGCTGGGCCTCTTCTCCTCCATGCGGGCCGCCCAGGCGGCGGCCGAGGAGCTGCGCGGCAGGCTCGACAAGCCGATCCTGCTTCAGGGCGAGGAGACCCTCGGCGAGTTGATCAAGTCCTTCGCCGCCGACCCGGAGACCTGTCTGTTCGGCACGCTCTCGCTCTGGCAGGGCGTCGATGTGCCGGGAGCCAGCTGTCAGTTGGTGGTGATGGACCGGATTCCGTTCCCACGCCCCGACGATCCCCTGATGAGCGCTCGCCAGAAGGCGGTGGAGGAGGCCGGCGGCAATGGCTTCATGGCTGTCGCCGCGACGCATGCCGCCCTGCTGATGGCCCAGGGCGCGGGCCGTCTCGTACGGGCCATGGGCGACCGCGGCGTCGTCGCCGTGCTCGATCCGCGGCTGGCCAACGCCCGCTACGGCAGCTATCTGCGCGCCTCGATGCCCGACTTCTGGTACACCACGGACCGCAACCAAGTGCGTCGCTCGCTGGCCTCGATCGACGCCGTAGCCAAGGCGGACGGTAAGTAA
- the nrdR gene encoding transcriptional regulator NrdR codes for MHCPFCRHPDSRVVDSRTTDDGTSIRRRRQCPDCSRRFTTVETASLMVIKRSGVTEPFSRTKVISGVRKACQGRPVTEDALAKLGQRVEEAVRATGSAELTTHDVGLAILGPLQELDLVAYLRFASVYRAFDSLEDFEAAIAELREQRPPAEGCGTGETLEVPVPATAAD; via the coding sequence ATGCACTGCCCCTTCTGCAGGCACCCCGACAGCCGTGTCGTCGACAGTCGCACCACCGACGACGGAACGTCGATCCGGCGTCGTCGGCAGTGTCCTGACTGCTCCCGCCGCTTCACGACGGTGGAAACCGCCTCGCTGATGGTGATCAAGCGCAGCGGAGTGACCGAGCCCTTCAGTCGTACCAAGGTCATCTCCGGCGTGCGCAAGGCATGCCAGGGGCGGCCGGTCACCGAGGACGCTCTCGCCAAGCTCGGCCAGCGGGTCGAGGAAGCGGTGCGCGCCACCGGCAGTGCCGAGCTGACCACCCACGACGTGGGTCTGGCCATACTCGGCCCCCTGCAGGAACTCGACCTCGTCGCCTACCTGCGCTTCGCGTCCGTGTACCGGGCTTTCGACTCACTCGAAGACTTCGAGGCCGCCATCGCGGAGCTCCGCGAGCAACGGCCTCCCGCAGAAGGATGCGGGACCGGCGAGACTCTCGAGGTCCCCGTGCCCGCCACCGCCGCCGACTGA
- a CDS encoding diaminobutyrate--2-oxoglutarate transaminase family protein has product MAVTEPAPVALSAAHEGILRRQSLRESAARTYARSLPIVPVRARGLTIEGADGRRYLDCLSGAGTLALGHNHPVVLEAIKKVIDSGAPLHVLDLATPVKDAFTTELFTTLPREFADDARIQFCGPAGTDAVEAALKLVRTATGRSGLLSFTGAYHGMTAGALDASGGAIDVRVTRLPFPQNYRCPFGSGGERGAELGARWTENLLDDPKGGVPRPAGMILEPVQGEGGVIPAPDAWMRRMREITAARSIPLIADEVQTGVGRTGTFWAVEHSGIVPDVMVFSKAIGGSLPLAVVVYRSELDAWQPGAHAGTFRGNQLAMAAGAATLAFVRENRLADRAATLGARMLGRLQGLAAAHSCIGDVRGRGLMIGVELVDPDAASPDALVPPPAPALAAAVQQECLDRGLIVELGGRHSGVVRLLPPLTLTDEQAVAVLDRFADALAAAERSLQRRTDSGQSY; this is encoded by the coding sequence GTGGCCGTGACCGAACCTGCTCCGGTGGCGCTGTCCGCTGCGCACGAGGGGATTCTGCGCCGCCAGTCGCTCCGCGAGTCCGCGGCCCGTACCTACGCGCGCTCGCTGCCCATCGTCCCCGTACGGGCCAGGGGGCTGACGATCGAGGGCGCGGACGGCCGGCGCTATCTCGACTGCCTCTCCGGGGCGGGGACCCTGGCGCTCGGGCACAACCACCCCGTGGTCCTCGAAGCGATCAAGAAGGTCATCGACTCAGGGGCGCCGTTGCACGTCCTCGACCTCGCCACCCCGGTCAAGGACGCCTTCACCACGGAGCTGTTCACCACGCTGCCGCGGGAGTTCGCCGATGACGCACGGATCCAGTTCTGCGGGCCCGCCGGCACTGACGCCGTCGAGGCCGCGCTCAAACTCGTTCGCACGGCCACCGGCCGAAGCGGCCTCCTCTCGTTCACCGGTGCGTACCACGGGATGACGGCCGGCGCCCTCGACGCTTCGGGCGGCGCCATCGATGTACGCGTGACCCGGCTGCCCTTCCCGCAGAACTACCGCTGCCCCTTCGGGAGCGGCGGCGAGCGCGGCGCCGAACTCGGCGCCCGCTGGACCGAGAACCTCCTCGACGACCCCAAGGGCGGGGTGCCCAGGCCGGCCGGGATGATCCTGGAACCGGTGCAGGGGGAGGGCGGAGTGATCCCGGCCCCCGACGCCTGGATGCGCAGGATGCGAGAGATCACCGCGGCCCGCTCCATCCCGCTGATCGCCGACGAGGTGCAGACGGGAGTCGGGCGGACCGGCACCTTCTGGGCGGTCGAGCACAGCGGAATCGTGCCCGATGTGATGGTGTTCTCCAAGGCGATCGGCGGCTCCCTTCCGCTTGCCGTGGTCGTCTACCGGTCCGAACTCGACGCCTGGCAGCCCGGTGCCCATGCCGGCACCTTCCGCGGCAACCAGCTCGCCATGGCAGCGGGCGCGGCCACCCTCGCGTTCGTACGAGAGAACCGGCTCGCCGACCGCGCCGCGACCCTCGGCGCGCGCATGCTGGGCCGCCTCCAGGGGCTGGCCGCGGCCCACTCCTGCATCGGGGACGTACGCGGCCGGGGCCTCATGATCGGCGTTGAACTCGTCGACCCGGACGCCGCATCCCCGGACGCTCTCGTCCCGCCGCCCGCTCCCGCCCTCGCCGCCGCCGTCCAGCAGGAGTGCCTGGACCGCGGGCTCATCGTCGAACTCGGCGGACGCCACTCCGGCGTTGTGCGGCTGCTCCCTCCTTTGACCCTCACCGACGAACAAGCTGTGGCCGTCCTCGACCGCTTTGCCGATGCCCTGGCCGCCGCCGAGCGCTCCCTGCAACGCCGTACCGATAGCGGGCAGTCCTACTGA
- a CDS encoding GNAT family N-acetyltransferase — MPHTDASTDTGAGPTPQLGGSVEDTLDLRLPEELLALFREDEQSGDPEDGDTTGTGDLLDNPAGWGSATTSVGAFHLAPVRIERDLARISRWMNDPAVAAFWELAGPDSVTAAHLRAQLEGDGRSIPCLGVLSGIPMSYFEVYRADLDPAARHYPARPHDIGIHLLIGGVADRGRGVGSTLLRAVADLVLDNRPRCARVIAEPDLRNTPSVSAFLSAGFRFSAEVDLPDKRAALMVRDRALRNLL, encoded by the coding sequence GTGCCTCACACCGATGCGAGCACCGACACCGGAGCCGGTCCCACCCCCCAGCTCGGCGGGAGCGTCGAGGACACCCTGGACCTGCGGCTCCCCGAGGAGCTCCTCGCGCTGTTCCGGGAGGACGAGCAATCCGGCGACCCCGAGGACGGGGACACCACCGGCACCGGCGATCTGCTGGACAATCCCGCCGGCTGGGGCTCCGCCACCACCTCCGTCGGGGCCTTCCATCTCGCCCCCGTACGCATCGAACGCGATCTGGCACGGATCAGCCGCTGGATGAACGACCCGGCAGTGGCTGCTTTCTGGGAACTGGCGGGACCTGACTCGGTCACCGCCGCCCATCTGCGCGCCCAGCTCGAGGGCGACGGACGCAGCATCCCCTGCCTCGGCGTGCTCAGCGGCATCCCCATGAGCTACTTCGAGGTCTACCGGGCTGATCTCGACCCCGCCGCGCGGCACTACCCGGCCCGTCCCCATGACATTGGTATCCACCTCCTGATCGGGGGCGTCGCCGACCGCGGCCGCGGTGTCGGTTCAACCCTCCTCAGAGCCGTCGCCGATCTGGTACTCGACAATCGGCCCCGATGCGCACGCGTCATCGCAGAACCCGACCTGCGCAACACCCCCTCCGTCTCCGCCTTCCTGAGCGCCGGCTTCCGCTTCTCGGCCGAGGTCGACCTCCCCGACAAACGAGCCGCCCTCATGGTCCGCGATCGCGCGCTTCGCAACCTGCTGTGA